A genomic window from Xyrauchen texanus isolate HMW12.3.18 chromosome 15, RBS_HiC_50CHRs, whole genome shotgun sequence includes:
- the LOC127656073 gene encoding twist-related protein-like, whose translation MPEEPARDSTSSPVSPVDSLSNSDGEPDRPPKRSTRKRRPSRKNGEDSDSSTQGKKGKKTSNSSSSPQSFEELQTQRVMANVRERQRTQSLNEAFSALRKIIPTLPSDKLSKIQTLKLAARYIDFLYQVLQSDELDSKMASCSYVAHERLSYAFSVWRMEGAWSMSASH comes from the coding sequence ATGCCCGAAGAGCCCGCGCGAGACTCCACCAGTTCACCCGTGTCTCCAGTGGACAGCCTCAGCAACAGCGACGGAGAGCCCGACAGGCCACCTAAAAGATCCACGAGGAAAAGACGGCCGAGCAGAAAAAACGGGGAGGATTCCGATAGCTCGACTCAAGGGAAAAAGGGGAAGAAGaccagcaacagcagcagcagccctCAGTCTTTTGAAGAGCTGCAGACTCAGCGTGTGATGGCGAATGTGCGCGAGCGACAGAGGACGCAATCACTCAACGAGGCGTTCTCAGCTTTGCGCAAAATCATCCCCACTTTACCGTCCGATAAACTGAGCAAAATACAGACGCTTAAACTCGCAGCCAGGTACATTGATTTTCTCTATCAGGTTCTACAGAGTGACGAGCTGGACTCCAAGATGGCAAGTTGTAGTTATGTTGCGCACGAGCGCTTAAGCTACGCGTTCTCGGTTTGGAGGATGGAGGGCGCTTGGTCCATGTCTGCATCTCACTAG